The following coding sequences lie in one Vicugna pacos chromosome 5, VicPac4, whole genome shotgun sequence genomic window:
- the DES gene encoding desmin, protein MSQAYSSSQRVSSYRRTFGGASGFPLGSPLSSPVFPRPGFGTKGSSSSVTSRVYQVSRTSGGAGGLGALRPSRLGATRAPSSYGAGELLDFSLADAVNQEFLTTRTNEKVELQELNDRFANYIEKVRFLEQQNAALAAEVNRLKGREPTRVAEIYEEELRELRRQVEVLTNQRARVDVERDNLLDDLQRLKAKLQEEIQLKEEAESNLAAFRADVDAATLARIDLERRIESLNEEIAFLKKVHEEEIRELQAQLQEQQVQVEMDMSKPDLTAALRDIRAQYETIAAKNISEAEEWYKSKVSDLTQAANKNNDALRQAKQEMMEYRHQIQSYTCEIDALKGTNDSLMRQMRELEDRFASEASGYQDNIARLEEEIRHLKDEMARHLREYQDLLNVKMALDVEIATYRKLLEGEESRINLPIQTFSALNFRETSPEQRGSEVHTKKTVMIKTIETRDGEVVSEATQQQHEVL, encoded by the exons ATGAGCCAGGCCTACTCGTCCAGCCAGCGCGTGTCCTCCTACCGCCGCACCTTCGGTGGGGCCTCGGGCTTCCCGCTCGGCTCCCCGCTGAGCTCTCCCGTCTTCCCACGCCCGGGCTTCGGCACCAAGGGCTCCTCGAGCTCCGTGACATCCCGCGTGTACCAGGTGTCGCGCAcgtcgggcggggccgggggcctgGGGGCGCTGCGGCCCAGCCGGCTGGGGGCGACTCGCGCGCCCTCCTCCTACGGCGCGGGCGAGCTGCTGGACTTCTCGCTGGCCGACGCTGTGAACCAGGAGTTCCTGACCACGCGCACCAATGAGAAGGTGGAGCTGCAGGAGCTCAACGACCGCTTCGCCAACTACATCGAGAAGGTGCGCTTCCTGGAGCAGCAGAATGCGGCGCTCGCCGCCGAGGTGAACCGTCTCAAGGGCCGCGAACCGACTCGGGTGGCCGAGATCTATGAGGAGGAGCTGCGCGAGTTGCGGCGTCAGGTGGAGGTGCTCACCAACCAGCGCGCCCGCGTCGACGTCGAGCGGGACAACCTACTGGACGACCTGCAGAGGCTCAAGGCCAA GCTGCAAGAAGAAATTCAACTGAAAGAAGAAGCGGAGAGCAATTTGGCTGCCTTCCGAGCG GATGTGGATGCAGCCACTCTAGCTCGAATTGACCTGGAGCGCAGGATCGAATCTCTCAACGAGGAAATCGCGTTCCTTAAGAAAGTGCACGAAGAG GAGATCAGAGAACTGCAGGCCCAGCTTCAGGAACAGCAGGTCCAGGTGGAAATGGACATGTCCAAGCCAGACCTCACCGCCGCCCTCAGGGACATCCGGGCTCAGTACGAGACCATCGCAGCTAAGAACATCTCGGAAGCTGAGGAGTGGTACAAGTCAAAG GTGTCTGACCTGACCCAGGCAGCCAACAAGAACAATGACGCTCTGCGCCAGGCCAAGCAGGAGATGATGGAGTACCGCCACCAGATCCAGTCCTATACCTGCGAGATTGATGCCCTCAAGGGCACC AACGATTCCCTGATGAGGCAGATGCGGGAGCTGGAGGACCGCTTTGCTAGTGAGGCGAGTGGCTATCAGGACAACATCGCACGCCTGGAGGAGGAGATCCGACACCTCAAAGATGAGATGGCCCGCCACCTGCGTGAGTACCAGGACCTGCTCAACGTCAAGATGGCCCTGGATGTGGAGATTGCCACCTACCGGAAGCTGCTGGAGGGCGAGGAAAGCCG GATCAACCTCCCTATCCAGACCTTCTCTGCCCTCAACTTCCGAG AAACAAGCCCTGAGCAAAGGGGTTCTGAGGTCCATACCAAGAAGACAGTGATGATCAAGACTATTGAGACCCGGGATGGGGAG GTCGTCAGTGAGGCCACACAGCAGCAACACGAGGTGCTCTAA